From one Streptomyces sp. NBC_01478 genomic stretch:
- a CDS encoding DUF4865 family protein, translating into MHAMQYGLTLPADYDMGVIRGRVARVGHLLDDWDGLGFKVYLLRERGVHGSPVNQYAPFYLWNTVEGMNRFLWGGAFQRLVDDFGRPEVVRWTGLAYEEGGGAGSPAAVAVRRRQRIPEGGELTAIMEEAVDETRRLAGEDGAVLAAAAVDPHRWELVHFSLWEHDAPKAEGDVFQVLHVSAPGRDALPRGRQW; encoded by the coding sequence ATGCACGCCATGCAGTACGGACTGACCTTGCCCGCCGACTACGACATGGGTGTCATCCGGGGCCGGGTCGCGCGGGTCGGGCATCTGCTCGACGACTGGGACGGACTTGGTTTCAAGGTGTATCTGCTGCGTGAGCGCGGGGTGCACGGTTCGCCGGTCAATCAGTACGCGCCGTTCTATCTGTGGAACACGGTGGAGGGCATGAACCGCTTCCTCTGGGGCGGCGCTTTCCAGCGCCTCGTCGACGACTTCGGGCGACCCGAGGTGGTGCGGTGGACGGGTCTGGCGTACGAGGAGGGCGGCGGCGCCGGTTCCCCCGCCGCTGTCGCCGTCCGCCGGCGCCAACGGATACCGGAGGGTGGGGAGTTGACCGCCATCATGGAGGAGGCGGTGGACGAGACCCGGCGGCTGGCCGGGGAGGACGGTGCGGTGCTCGCGGCGGCGGCCGTCGATCCGCACAGGTGGGAGCTGGTCCACTTCTCGCTCTGGGAGCACGACGCGCCGAAGGCGGAAGGGGACGTCTTCCAGGTGCTGCACGTCTCGGCGCCGGGGCGGGACGCGTTGCCGCGCGGCCGGCAGTGGTGA
- a CDS encoding SPFH domain-containing protein produces the protein MFGYRVPAPDEAMLISGGRRGLGGAPFRVVTGHGKFVLPVFRKTRFLTLSMCEAEVTETCVTRQGIALHVRAVIAFKVGNDTESIINAGQRFLSDQDQMSVLTGRIFAGHLRSIIGSMTVEEIVTERQKLAAEVLDTSKVEMAKIGLIVDSLQIQSIDDGEVGYIEAMSAPHKAAIQRQAQIAQAQATQASVEAEQVAARNQAEYARQTAVVKAEYSAEVDRAQAQAAQAGPLAQAHAQQEVLAAQTELAQRQAELRQQQLVAEIVKPAEAEAQRIKLLAIAEADRMKIQAEAAASYDRVALDRMLIDQLPQIVKEAAGGLAGANVNVLNGADGLGEIAAGLVSQGLTILDSVRGNLSGADPDGRRPGDEVKNLLQLQAKKDEKKNDGPVDLD, from the coding sequence ATGTTCGGTTACCGCGTTCCCGCCCCCGATGAGGCGATGCTGATCTCGGGTGGCAGGCGGGGACTGGGGGGCGCGCCGTTCCGAGTGGTCACGGGGCACGGAAAGTTCGTGCTCCCGGTCTTCCGCAAGACCCGCTTCCTCACGCTGTCGATGTGCGAGGCCGAGGTCACCGAGACCTGTGTGACCCGCCAGGGCATCGCACTGCACGTCCGCGCCGTGATCGCGTTCAAGGTCGGCAACGACACCGAGAGCATCATCAACGCTGGTCAGCGGTTCCTCTCCGACCAGGACCAGATGTCGGTGCTGACCGGCCGCATCTTCGCCGGTCACCTGCGGTCCATCATCGGCTCGATGACGGTCGAGGAGATCGTCACGGAGCGGCAGAAGCTCGCTGCCGAGGTGCTGGACACGTCAAAGGTCGAGATGGCGAAGATCGGTCTGATCGTGGACTCGCTGCAGATCCAGTCGATCGACGACGGCGAGGTCGGCTACATCGAGGCCATGTCCGCGCCGCACAAGGCGGCCATCCAGCGGCAGGCCCAGATCGCCCAGGCCCAGGCCACCCAGGCCTCGGTCGAGGCGGAGCAGGTCGCGGCCCGCAACCAGGCCGAGTACGCCCGGCAGACCGCGGTGGTCAAGGCGGAGTACTCGGCAGAGGTGGACCGCGCCCAGGCGCAGGCCGCGCAGGCCGGACCGCTCGCGCAGGCCCACGCCCAGCAGGAGGTGCTCGCCGCGCAGACCGAACTGGCCCAGCGCCAGGCCGAGTTGCGCCAGCAGCAGCTCGTCGCCGAGATCGTCAAGCCGGCCGAGGCCGAGGCCCAGCGGATCAAGCTGCTCGCCATCGCCGAGGCGGACCGCATGAAGATCCAGGCCGAGGCGGCGGCGTCGTACGACCGGGTCGCGCTGGACCGGATGCTCATCGACCAGCTTCCGCAGATCGTGAAGGAAGCGGCGGGGGGTCTTGCGGGGGCCAATGTCAATGTGCTCAACGGGGCGGACGGGCTCGGGGAGATCGCGGCCGGGCTGGTCTCGCAGGGGCTGACGATCCTGGACTCGGTCCGGGGGAACCTGAGCGGTGCGGACCCCGACGGCCGCCGTCCCGGTGACGAGGTCAAGAACCTGCTCCAGTTGCAGGCGAAGAAGGACGAGAAGAAGAACGACGGGCCGGTCGACCTGGACTAG
- a CDS encoding TetR/AcrR family transcriptional regulator, translated as MSTPERLIESTRELLWERGYVGTSPKAILERAGAGQGSMYHHFKGKPELALAAIRRTAEELSATAAGVLDGPGTPYERIEAYLRRERDVLRGCPVGRLTMDPDVIASAELREPVDAALDAIRERLAGIVEEGKEQGQFGPELDGEEIAATILATVQGGYVLARASGSPAAFDASVRGLLALLSLASPTSPVSPR; from the coding sequence ATGAGCACCCCGGAGCGACTGATCGAGTCCACTCGCGAGCTGTTGTGGGAGCGCGGTTACGTCGGCACCAGCCCCAAGGCGATCCTGGAGCGGGCGGGCGCCGGGCAGGGCAGCATGTACCACCACTTCAAGGGCAAGCCGGAGCTGGCGCTGGCGGCGATCCGGCGGACGGCCGAGGAGTTGTCGGCCACCGCCGCGGGCGTACTCGACGGGCCGGGCACGCCGTACGAGCGGATCGAGGCGTATCTGCGGCGCGAGCGCGATGTGTTGCGCGGGTGTCCGGTCGGGCGGCTGACGATGGATCCGGACGTGATCGCCAGTGCCGAGCTGCGCGAGCCGGTGGACGCGGCGCTCGACGCGATCCGTGAGCGGCTCGCCGGGATCGTCGAAGAGGGCAAGGAACAGGGGCAGTTCGGGCCGGAGCTGGACGGTGAGGAGATCGCCGCGACGATCCTCGCGACCGTGCAGGGCGGTTATGTGCTGGCCCGCGCGTCCGGGTCGCCGGCCGCCTTCGACGCGAGCGTCCGGGGGCTGCTCGCCCTGCTCTCCCTCGCCTCCCCCACATCTCCCGTGTCTCCCCGATAG
- a CDS encoding TIGR03943 family putative permease subunit has protein sequence MRRPLQVTLLVLSGLGLLHASLFTDLCLRYVKPSMRPMLIVSGFLLILLGIAEAWSRSRQHPDADDDHMGPGHMDRGHIGHDHTEPAEEHVGGHNHSKVPRVAWLLFLPALSLLFYAPPALGAYTASRAAPKAVAQQDSFDPLPATSPLPITLTDFTTRVQQDRTRAIKGRTVRMTGFVTPDKGTTYWDLTRIMISCCAADAQSIKVRVYGIPALAANTWVTITGTWHASGTLGTSSATAALDGVTVEKVAKPVNAYQDALPFPTSR, from the coding sequence GTGAGACGCCCCCTCCAGGTGACTCTGCTCGTCCTCAGCGGCCTGGGCCTGCTGCACGCCTCGCTCTTCACCGACCTGTGCCTGCGCTACGTCAAGCCGAGCATGCGCCCGATGCTCATCGTCTCCGGGTTCCTGCTGATCCTGCTCGGCATCGCGGAGGCGTGGTCACGGTCTCGGCAGCACCCGGACGCGGACGACGACCACATGGGCCCCGGCCACATGGACCGTGGCCACATAGGTCACGACCACACCGAACCCGCCGAAGAGCACGTGGGCGGCCACAACCACTCCAAGGTGCCCCGCGTCGCCTGGCTGCTCTTCCTCCCCGCCCTCAGCCTCCTCTTCTACGCCCCACCCGCCCTCGGCGCCTACACCGCGTCCCGCGCCGCCCCCAAGGCCGTCGCCCAGCAGGACTCCTTCGACCCGCTGCCCGCGACCTCACCGCTGCCGATCACCCTCACCGACTTCACCACCCGCGTACAGCAGGACCGCACGCGGGCGATCAAGGGCCGTACCGTCCGGATGACCGGGTTCGTCACGCCCGACAAGGGCACCACCTACTGGGATCTGACCCGGATCATGATCTCGTGCTGCGCGGCGGACGCCCAGTCCATCAAGGTGCGGGTGTACGGCATCCCGGCCCTGGCCGCCAACACCTGGGTGACGATCACCGGGACCTGGCACGCGAGCGGAACCCTGGGGACGAGTTCCGCCACGGCCGCGCTCGACGGCGTCACCGTCGAGAAGGTCGCCAAGCCGGTGAACGCCTACCAGGACGCCCTGCCGTTCCCCACCTCGCGCTGA
- a CDS encoding tautomerase family protein, giving the protein MPFVRIDALYADPARLDALGRAVHDALVETIGIPDDDRFQVLVGHDGARSTLRYGDHLGVHRDEGIVFVAITMRSGRQPELKRALYRRIAELARAYAGTEPRNVFVTVTENESVDWSLGDGLAQYAPSAEPVAEG; this is encoded by the coding sequence ATGCCCTTCGTCCGTATCGACGCGCTGTACGCCGACCCCGCGCGGCTCGACGCGCTCGGCCGTGCCGTGCACGACGCTCTGGTGGAGACGATCGGGATTCCGGACGACGACCGCTTCCAGGTCCTGGTCGGTCACGACGGCGCCCGCAGCACGCTCCGGTACGGCGACCATCTCGGTGTGCACCGCGACGAGGGCATCGTGTTCGTCGCGATCACGATGCGCTCCGGACGCCAGCCTGAGCTGAAGCGGGCGCTGTACCGGCGGATCGCCGAACTCGCCCGGGCATACGCGGGCACCGAGCCCCGGAACGTGTTCGTCACCGTGACCGAGAACGAGTCGGTCGACTGGTCGCTCGGTGACGGTCTCGCGCAGTACGCCCCCTCGGCGGAGCCGGTCGCCGAGGGCTGA
- a CDS encoding (R)-mandelonitrile lyase has product MQITRKHPDTRQGPAENFTGTVWLDELAAPEPPSRIRVFSVHFTPGAHTAWHTHPHGQVLHVTEGEGLVQRKGGAVESIRAGDTVWIEPDEWHWHGAAPRTFMTHLAVVEAAEDGTTACWYEHVDPANYPA; this is encoded by the coding sequence GTGCAGATCACCAGGAAGCACCCCGACACCCGGCAGGGTCCGGCCGAGAACTTCACCGGCACGGTGTGGCTCGACGAGCTCGCCGCGCCCGAACCGCCGTCCCGGATACGGGTGTTCAGCGTGCACTTCACGCCGGGCGCGCACACGGCATGGCATACGCACCCGCACGGCCAGGTGCTGCACGTGACCGAGGGCGAGGGTCTGGTGCAGCGCAAGGGTGGTGCCGTCGAGTCGATCCGGGCGGGCGACACCGTGTGGATCGAACCGGACGAGTGGCACTGGCACGGTGCCGCGCCGCGCACGTTCATGACGCACCTCGCGGTCGTCGAGGCCGCCGAGGACGGCACCACCGCCTGCTGGTACGAACACGTCGACCCTGCGAACTACCCGGCCTGA
- the ilvY gene encoding HTH-type transcriptional activator IlvY produces the protein MRDDHRELRLFLHLAQTLNFGRTSLDCHVSPATLTRTVQRLEADLGHRLFDRGARGVSLTAEGHRFREYAVQALELWRAYREEHPDPAELTGRLALFATVTACQALLPDLLAPFRAAHPQVRLDLRTGDAAAALARLDEGEVDVAVAGIPARLPEPLVSRTVAVTELVLVTARDRPDPGLDGPFVLPHRGLVREAADRWFRTRGTTPDVACEPDGHEGLLTLVALGCGTGVVPRLVLECSAVRERLTVITADPPPEPFPIGLCVRRTDLRRPLVAALWSLTAP, from the coding sequence ATGCGGGATGACCATCGGGAACTACGACTCTTCCTGCATCTGGCGCAGACGCTGAACTTCGGGCGGACGAGCCTCGACTGCCATGTCAGTCCGGCGACGCTCACCCGGACCGTGCAGCGGCTGGAAGCCGACCTCGGGCATCGGCTGTTCGACCGTGGCGCGCGCGGGGTGTCGCTCACGGCGGAGGGTCACCGTTTCCGTGAATACGCCGTCCAGGCACTGGAGTTGTGGCGCGCCTACCGCGAGGAGCATCCCGACCCGGCCGAACTCACGGGCAGGCTGGCCCTGTTCGCCACGGTGACCGCCTGCCAGGCGCTGCTGCCCGACCTGTTGGCGCCCTTCCGGGCCGCGCATCCGCAGGTACGGCTCGATCTGCGCACCGGCGACGCGGCGGCCGCGCTGGCCCGCCTCGACGAGGGCGAGGTGGACGTGGCGGTCGCGGGCATCCCGGCGCGGCTGCCGGAGCCGCTGGTGAGCCGGACGGTCGCGGTGACCGAGCTGGTCCTGGTCACCGCGCGCGACCGTCCCGATCCGGGGCTCGACGGCCCGTTCGTCCTCCCGCACCGCGGCCTGGTCCGCGAGGCGGCCGACCGCTGGTTCCGCACCCGGGGCACGACACCGGACGTGGCCTGCGAACCCGACGGCCACGAGGGGCTGTTGACCCTGGTAGCACTGGGCTGCGGCACGGGCGTGGTGCCCCGGCTGGTGCTGGAGTGCAGTGCCGTACGGGAACGGCTGACGGTGATCACGGCGGACCCGCCACCGGAACCGTTCCCGATCGGCCTGTGCGTACGACGGACGGACCTGCGCCGCCCACTGGTGGCGGCCCTGTGGAGCCTCACGGCGCCGTAG
- a CDS encoding permease, with protein sequence MQTTVEPPRAAEADVVASGWPRSWPLLLLGAAVVPGLLLFSVGRWLDAPAVQAWRTVCLAITTQALPFLLLGTALSGAINAFVPARVFTKVLPKRAVFAVPVAGVAGVVLPGCECASVPVANSLIGRGVTPAAAFAFLLSAPAINPVVLTATAIAFPASPVMVLARLLASLATAVVMGWLWLWLGREEWLRPVARHTGHEPGRSRFTEFRTGFQHDFLHAGGFLVIGAMAAATFNVAVPRSVLDTFAGSPWLSVLFLAALAIILAVCSEADAFVASSLTGFSPTARLAFMVVGPMVDLKLIALQAGTFGRAFAARFSAATTVVAVLSSALIGAVLL encoded by the coding sequence GTGCAGACGACAGTGGAGCCGCCCAGAGCGGCGGAGGCGGACGTCGTGGCGTCCGGGTGGCCCAGGTCCTGGCCGCTGCTGTTGCTGGGGGCGGCCGTCGTTCCGGGGCTGCTGCTCTTCTCCGTAGGGCGGTGGCTGGACGCGCCGGCCGTGCAGGCGTGGCGGACCGTGTGTCTCGCCATCACCACACAGGCGCTGCCCTTTCTGCTGCTGGGTACGGCGCTGTCGGGGGCGATCAACGCGTTCGTGCCGGCGCGGGTGTTCACGAAGGTCCTGCCCAAGCGGGCCGTGTTCGCCGTCCCGGTCGCCGGGGTCGCGGGGGTCGTGCTGCCGGGCTGTGAGTGCGCGTCGGTGCCGGTCGCGAACAGTCTGATCGGGCGCGGGGTCACCCCGGCCGCCGCGTTCGCGTTCCTGCTGTCCGCACCGGCGATCAACCCTGTCGTCCTCACCGCCACCGCGATCGCGTTTCCCGCCAGCCCCGTCATGGTGCTGGCCCGGCTTCTCGCCTCGCTCGCGACCGCCGTGGTGATGGGCTGGCTGTGGCTCTGGCTGGGGCGTGAGGAGTGGCTGCGACCGGTCGCGCGCCACACCGGGCACGAGCCGGGGCGCAGCCGCTTCACCGAGTTCCGCACCGGCTTCCAGCACGACTTCCTGCACGCGGGCGGGTTCCTCGTCATCGGGGCCATGGCGGCGGCGACCTTCAATGTCGCCGTACCGCGCTCGGTGCTCGACACCTTCGCCGGTTCGCCCTGGCTCTCCGTGCTGTTCCTGGCCGCGCTCGCGATCATCCTCGCGGTCTGCTCCGAGGCCGACGCCTTCGTGGCGTCCTCGCTCACGGGCTTCTCCCCCACCGCCCGGCTCGCTTTCATGGTGGTCGGCCCCATGGTGGACCTGAAGCTGATCGCCCTCCAGGCAGGCACGTTCGGCCGGGCCTTCGCGGCCCGCTTCTCCGCCGCCACGACGGTCGTCGCGGTGCTGTCCAGCGCGCTGATCGGAGCCGTACTGCTGTGA
- a CDS encoding phosphotriesterase family protein gives MDPGELGVCDAHDHLFLRSPQLPGQELEDASAARAELAAFRAVGGGGVVQWTPYGMGRRVADLPLLSRSTGVHVVCATGLHQMAHYRPELLESLRGGLAGTFVSELTEGIGPSGVRAGLIKVAGGFHGLDAHARWTMTAAAEAHQATGAPIAVHLELGTGALDVLDLLCGELGVEPHRVILGHLNRSPDLTVHRQAAEAGAYLAFDGPSRTHHTTDWHMPEAVRALADAGFGDRLLLGGDTVVAGARSVDGGPGMPYLLRRVGPRLAVELGEELVGRVFRENPARAFAVEWR, from the coding sequence GTGGACCCCGGTGAGCTGGGGGTGTGCGACGCGCACGACCATCTCTTTCTCCGCAGCCCTCAACTCCCGGGCCAGGAGCTGGAGGACGCCTCGGCCGCGCGGGCCGAGCTGGCCGCGTTCCGGGCCGTAGGTGGGGGCGGTGTCGTGCAGTGGACGCCGTACGGGATGGGGCGGCGGGTCGCCGATCTGCCGCTGCTGTCCCGGTCCACGGGGGTGCATGTGGTCTGCGCGACCGGGTTGCACCAAATGGCGCACTACAGACCGGAGTTGCTGGAGAGTCTGCGGGGCGGCCTGGCCGGGACCTTCGTCTCCGAACTCACCGAAGGCATCGGCCCGTCCGGGGTCCGCGCCGGTCTCATCAAGGTCGCGGGCGGCTTCCACGGCCTCGACGCACACGCCCGCTGGACCATGACCGCCGCGGCCGAGGCCCACCAGGCGACGGGCGCGCCGATCGCCGTCCACCTGGAGCTGGGCACGGGCGCGCTCGACGTACTCGACCTGCTGTGCGGGGAGTTGGGCGTCGAACCGCACCGGGTGATCCTCGGCCACCTCAACCGCTCCCCCGACCTCACGGTCCACCGCCAGGCCGCCGAGGCGGGCGCCTACCTGGCCTTCGACGGTCCGTCCCGCACCCACCACACCACGGACTGGCACATGCCCGAAGCGGTCCGCGCCCTTGCCGACGCCGGCTTCGGCGACCGCCTGCTGCTCGGCGGCGACACGGTGGTCGCCGGCGCGCGCTCGGTGGACGGCGGTCCGGGGATGCCGTATCTGCTGCGGCGGGTGGGGCCACGGCTCGCGGTGGAGCTGGGGGAGGAACTGGTGGGGCGCGTGTTCCGGGAGAACCCGGCGCGGGCGTTCGCCGTGGAGTGGCGGTGA
- a CDS encoding ketol-acid reductoisomerase, producing the protein MTSTTYTSAVFALETMDVPGGTETILRGGRHLFPLLPQAFAGVRRIGVIGWGPQGRAQARNLRDSLAGTDIRVSVGLRPGSASAADARAHGFTEEDGTLGDWLVVTADSDLVILLIADAALAAHHEEIFAALRPGATIGLSHGFLLGHLRETGGEFPPGHGVIAVCPKGMGDSVRRLYEQGAEINGAGINSSYAVHADPDGKATDRALGWSVALGSPYTFRTTLESEYRSDIVGERAILLGAVHGIVESLYTRHRLAGDDAVTAYERSCENVTGPIARTISQAGLRAVREELDPAGRETFDRAYSAAYGPAREIVAEIYDEVADGTELRSVVLAERRLGAGEMSGIGGSPMWAAGAEVRARRAERALPVEPFTAGVFVATMTAQVDEFAERGHPWSEIVNESVIEAVDSLLPYMHARDVAYMVDNCSRTARLGARRWGPRFQAAYEQIAYPASELPPDEALLTAFDTHPMHEALAAAAKLRPSVDISVA; encoded by the coding sequence ATGACCTCGACCACGTACACCTCCGCCGTCTTCGCCCTCGAAACGATGGACGTGCCCGGCGGCACGGAGACCATCCTGCGCGGCGGCCGGCACCTCTTCCCGCTGCTCCCGCAGGCCTTCGCCGGTGTCCGCCGCATCGGCGTCATCGGCTGGGGCCCGCAGGGCCGCGCCCAGGCCCGCAACCTGCGCGACTCCCTCGCCGGTACGGACATCCGGGTGAGCGTCGGCCTGCGCCCCGGCTCGGCGTCCGCGGCCGACGCCCGCGCCCACGGCTTCACCGAGGAGGACGGCACGCTCGGCGACTGGCTCGTGGTCACCGCCGACAGCGACCTGGTGATCCTCCTCATCGCGGACGCGGCCCTCGCCGCCCACCACGAGGAGATCTTCGCGGCCCTCAGGCCCGGCGCCACGATCGGCCTCTCGCACGGCTTCCTGCTCGGCCATCTCCGGGAGACCGGCGGGGAGTTCCCGCCCGGACACGGGGTGATCGCCGTCTGCCCCAAGGGCATGGGCGACTCCGTGCGCCGCCTCTACGAACAGGGCGCGGAGATCAACGGCGCCGGCATCAACAGCAGTTACGCCGTCCACGCCGACCCCGACGGCAAGGCCACGGACCGCGCGCTCGGCTGGTCGGTCGCGCTCGGCTCGCCGTACACCTTCCGCACCACCCTGGAGAGCGAGTACCGCTCCGACATCGTCGGCGAACGCGCCATCCTGCTCGGCGCCGTCCACGGCATCGTCGAGAGCCTGTACACGCGCCACCGGCTGGCCGGCGACGACGCGGTGACCGCGTACGAGCGCTCCTGCGAGAACGTCACCGGACCCATCGCCCGCACCATCTCCCAGGCCGGACTCCGCGCCGTCCGCGAGGAGTTGGACCCGGCCGGACGGGAGACCTTCGACCGCGCGTACTCGGCGGCCTACGGCCCCGCCCGCGAGATCGTCGCCGAGATCTACGACGAGGTCGCCGACGGCACCGAGCTGCGCAGCGTCGTCCTGGCCGAACGGCGGCTCGGCGCAGGGGAGATGAGCGGGATCGGCGGTTCACCCATGTGGGCGGCGGGAGCCGAGGTCCGGGCCCGCCGGGCCGAACGGGCCCTGCCCGTCGAGCCGTTCACCGCCGGGGTGTTCGTGGCGACGATGACCGCCCAGGTCGACGAGTTCGCCGAGCGCGGCCACCCCTGGTCCGAGATCGTCAACGAGTCCGTCATCGAGGCGGTCGACTCCCTGCTGCCCTACATGCACGCACGGGACGTGGCCTACATGGTCGACAACTGCTCGCGCACGGCCCGCCTGGGCGCCCGCCGTTGGGGACCGCGCTTCCAGGCGGCCTACGAGCAGATCGCCTACCCGGCGTCCGAACTCCCGCCGGACGAGGCCCTGTTGACGGCCTTCGACACGCACCCCATGCACGAGGCCCTGGCCGCCGCGGCGAAACTGCGGCCGTCCGTGGACATCTCCGTGGCCTGA